A window of Struthio camelus isolate bStrCam1 chromosome 15, bStrCam1.hap1, whole genome shotgun sequence contains these coding sequences:
- the LOC104149636 gene encoding parvalbumin, thymic — MAITDILSAKDIESALSSCQAADSFNYKSFFSTVGLSSKTPDQIKKVFGILDQDKSGFIEEEELQLFLKNFSSSARVLTTAETKAFLAAGDTDGDGKIGVEEFQSLVKA; from the exons ATGGCCATCACTGACATCCTTTCTGCTAAAGATATTGAatctgctctctccagctgccagG CTGCTGATTCCTTCAATTACAAGTCTTTCTTCTCCACGGTTGGTTTATCCAGCAAAACTCCTGATCAGATAAAGAAAGTTTTTGGAATTCTTGATCAGGACAAGAGTGGTTTCATTGAAGAAGAGGAGCTTCA GCTGTTTCTGAAGAATTTCTCTTCGAGTGCCAGAGTTCTAACCACTGCGGAGACCAAGGCTTTTCTGGCTGCAGGTGATACTGATGGAGATGGTAAAATTGGAGTGGAAG AATTCCAGTCTCTGGTGAAGGCATAA